In a genomic window of Capsicum annuum cultivar UCD-10X-F1 unplaced genomic scaffold, UCD10Xv1.1 ctg80516, whole genome shotgun sequence:
- the LOC107847599 gene encoding uncharacterized protein LOC107847599 codes for MGTAVHENFVVWERECVPVVTSLPLSPSEVTSYVQAVKTSSFGKERGKELTGSTMCSGQVMGTTMRKNSMVHGNEYMQVDTPFSPSTNQVKQRTKEAETRVFKDSVGSNQGMRSMGYNLLILGKENMQTNISLPPSTDKVMKPSQTVEIAVGSSNPKKVKRVRGSNKCKEVSSLEVGQKLKVTFYNNRTVGKNSNLFSRHLGKIILDSNICPLAVNKIWITCGQLLRVTI; via the exons ATGGGAACGGCGGTGCATGAGAACTTCGTGGTTTGGGAGAGAGAGTGTGTGCCAGTTGTTACTTCATTACCTCTGTCTCCTAGTGAGGTCACGTCGTACGTACAAGCAGTTAAAACAA GTTCTTTTGGAAAAGAGAGAGGAAAAGAACTTACAGGATCTACTATGTGTTCTGGTCAAGTAATGGGAACAACGATGCGTAAGAACTCCATGGTTCATGGGAACGAGTATATGCAAGTTGATACTCCATTTTCTCCATCAACTAATCAAGTTAAGCAACGAACCAAAGAGGCtgaaacaa GGGTTTTTAAGGATAGTGTGGGATCTAATCAAGGAATGCGATCAATGGGTTATAATCTTCTGATTCTTGGGAAAGAGAACATGCAAACCAATATTTCATTGCCTCCGTCTACTGATAAAGTTATGAAACCCTCCCAAACTGTTGAAATAG CTGTAGGATCATCTAATCCTAAAAAGGTAAAAAGAGTTCGAGGGAGCAACAAGTGCAAGGAAGTTTCATCACTTGAAGTCGGTCAGAAACTGAAAGTAACCTTTTACAATAATAGAACGGTTggaaaaaatagcaatctgtttTCAAGACACTTGGGAAAAATAATTCTTGACAGTAACATATGTCCATTGGCTGTAAATAAAATTTGGATCACATGTGGGCAGCTTTTAAG AGTGACGATATGA